In the Wyeomyia smithii strain HCP4-BCI-WySm-NY-G18 chromosome 2, ASM2978416v1, whole genome shotgun sequence genome, one interval contains:
- the LOC129722504 gene encoding uncharacterized protein LOC129722504 has protein sequence MSLPKEWNLQASQVCLDKPARPQSLISDDIEIQQKYENKFLHAIYHPSIPDHCRAPLNAALLAECDNSGSLFSIQSAPVAATVGSVGIGGAGEPDALLPVDPMGLDAFLDRQQRDSYPGAGCNIGPLGNAGPKEDHKDTLLRPSSLAVDTCFHTSKPQHVEAQLSTELDEDDNENLLTVSSLTARPLIAKSREIRSKKEKLQLRRRKVTCAETSSEDDDDSPPDGGYGWIIVFGAFSVQFWVAGLVKSYGVLYVEIMESFPNSSATTASWIPAILSALCLALAPVSSALCQRFSCRIVVIIGGVFCGLGLTLSYFATSMYHLLFTFGILTGIGGGLSTTPGIVIVSQYFEKRRALANGITISGTAAGSFIFPTMIERLIYSFGFHGTLLILGGCMLHVCVSGALYRPVDEYAQKKPIQSLKENASYSSRFDYKENLGHLSSSEDHLSRRCLEDLFLDDAIRDKNRNSLNLDNKFVNVTEKTLQESEDELKDIISNAIFLKPIASIKSCSILHSVEDLSTDSTCVYKNRASGYDSHRNSKRVKQVMQQQQQQQPQNNTLPPKTEPPPQLQGLLELGSDLAENKPPLDNPTVPPSGLGSSNNNNSSSLSQNNNRGLSKSMIIPTPVGDLSNIFDEDYVEYSRGLLEKISRYLDISLLQEITFILMCLSVTLMSVGCPYMLYYLPAYAISAGYAKSEAGYLVAVSAALDLVGRLALGWLSDLDLFDRKKAYIVSILGAGTAVLTIATTKAWFVIVCCAGCYGLCLGSWYLLVPVLLADLFGTDRISSSYGLVRMFQSVGAISVPPLAGLLRDLSGGYEICFYCMGVCMVLGSVPLLVVIVKDTLALSDKKLTMDRVA, from the exons ATGTCTTTGCCAAAAGAGTGGAATCTCCAG GCATCGCAGGTCTGTCTCGATAAACCTGCTCGACCTCAGAGTCTCATATCTGACGATATTGAGATACAGCAGAAGTATGAGAACAAGTTCCTTCATGCCATCTATCATCCGTCGATTCCTGACCACTGCCGGGCACCGCTTAACGCAGCTTTGCTGGCCGAATGCGACAACAGTGGTTCACTGTTCTCCATCCAGTCAGCTCCGGTCGCGGCAACAGTCGGTAGCGTTGGCATCGGAGGCGCTGGAGAACCGGATGCCCTGCTGCCAGTGGATCCAATGGGACTGGATGCCTTTCTGGACCGCCAGCAGCGAGATTCCTACCCTGGGGCGGGTTGCAACATCGGCCCGCTCGGCAACGCTGGTCCCAAGGAGGACCACAAAGATACCCTACTACGCCCTTCGTCTCTGGCGGTCGATACGTGTTTTCATACAAGTAAACCCCAACACG TTGAAGCGCAACTTTCTACAGAACTGGACGAAGACGACAATGAAAATCTGTTGACTGTCTCAAGCCTAACTGCTAGACCACTGATTGCAAAGTCTCGTGAGATTAGAAGCAAAAA AGAAAAGCTTCAACTGAGACGTCGTAAGGTGACCTGCGCCGAAACAAGCAGCGAGGACGATGACGACAGTCCACCGGACGGTGGCTACGGATGGATCATCGTGTTTGGAGCCTTCTCGGTGCAGTTTTGGGTGGCCGGTCTGGTCAAATCATACGGTGTGTTGTACGTGGAAATTATGGAAAGCTTTCCAAACTCGTCGGCAACCACGGCCTCGTGGATACCGGCCATCTTGTCTGCTTTATGCTTAGCTTTAGCCCCGGTGTCTAGCGCTCTGTGTCAACGCTTTTCCTGTCGTATTGTTGTTATCATTGGTGGTGTCTTCTGTGGGCTCGGGCTCACGTTGAGCTATTTCGCCACCAGTATGTATCACTTGCTGTTTACCTTTGGAATATTAACCGGGATCGGAGGGGGATTATCCACCACACCCGGTATCGTTATCGTATCGCAGTACTTTGAAAAGCGACGTGCCCTTGCCAATGGGATCACGATTTCCGGTACTGCCGCTGGAAGCTTTATATTTCCCACTATGATCGAGCGATTAATTTATTCGTTCGGGTTTCACGGAACATTACTGATTCTCG GCGGTTGCATGCTGCACGTGTGTGTCTCCGGAGCGCTCTATCGGCCGGTTGATGAATATGCTCAGAAGAAACCCATCCAATCCTTGAAGGAAAACGCGTCGTACTCTTCGCGTTTTGACTACAAAGAGAATCTGGGCCATCTTAGCTCATCTGAAGACCACCTGAGCCGACGCTGCTTGGAGGACCTGTTCCTGGATGACGCTATCCGTGACAAGAATCGTAACAGTCTCAATCTTGATAACAAATTCG TGAACGTAACGGAGAAAACGCTCCAAGAAAGCGAAGACGAACTGAAAGACATTATCTCGAATGCGATCTTTCTGAAACCGATCGCGTCGATCAAAAGCTGTAGCATACTGCACTCGGTCGAAGATCTTAGCACCGATTCCACCTGCGTATATAAAAACCGCGCTAGCGGCTACGATTCGCACCGCAACAGCAAACGCGTCAAGCAGGTtatgcagcagcagcaacaacagcagccaCAGAATAACACTCTACCACCTAAAACGGAACCACCACCGCAACTGCAGGGACTACTGGAGCTGGGCAGCGACCTTGCTGAGAATAAGCCCCCTTTGGACAACCCAACTGTACCACCCTCTGGTTTGGGGAGCAGCAACAACAATAATAGTTCATCGCTTTCGCAAAATAACAACCGAGGCTTGAGCAAAAGTATGATAATACCAACGCCCGTAGGAGATTTGTCAAACATATTTGATGAGGATTACGTCGAATACAGCCGGGGACTACTGGAGAAGATTAGTCG GTACCTGGACATATCACTACTACAAGAAATCACGTTCATTCTCATGTGCCTGTCCGTGACCCTGATGTCGGTCGGATGTCCATACATGCTGTACTACCTGCCGGCCTATGCAATTTCAGCAG GTTATGCAAAATCTGAGGCGGGATACCTGGTAGCGGTTAGTGCAGCACTCGACTTAGTTGGACGATTGGCCCTGGGATGGCTGTCTGATCTGGATTTGTTTGATCGCAAGAAGGCTTATATTGTTAG TATTCTGGGAGCCGGTACGGCCGTGCTTACAATTGCCACGACGAAAGCGTGGTTCGTAATCGTGTGCTGTGCCGGATGCTATGGACTGTGCCTGGGAAGCTGGTACCTGTTGGTGCCGGTGCTGCTGGCCGATCTGTTTGGAACCGACCGAATCAGTTCCAGCTACGGGCTGGTGCGGATGTTTCAAAGTGTTGGTGCTATCTCGGTGCCACCATTAGCAG GTCTCCTGCGGGACTTGTCCGGTGGCTACGAGATCTGTTTCTACTGCATGGGTGTGTGCATGGTACTCGGGAGTGTGCCGTTGCTCGTGGTCATTGTGAAGGACACACTAGCGCTTAGTGACAAAAAGCTGACCATGGATCGTGTGGCTTAG
- the LOC129722505 gene encoding ATP-dependent RNA helicase DHX33: MKRLYPRDPGAGSSASSPENGNGATGFKQPPSARLINLHRQSLPIFHVRKQIVDGVKRHQTMVLLSDTGSGKSTQIAQYLYEESVNQGKMIAVTQPRRVAAITVAKRVAQEQGGTVGDVVGYTVRFEDVTSENTQIKFMTDGILFREALTDQLLKNYNIIILDEAHERTIATDVLFGIVKKAQQIRRTKLLEPLKVVVMSATMNVDHFTKYFNNCPTLYLRGSNYTVKIFQCLDNVHYLEACITTIFQIHEHQNSSNGDILVFLTGQEEIESTASLVRRLAKTIYQRDHLRLVVYPMYAAMSQHSQMDAFLPAPPFTRKVILATNIAETSITIPGIKYVIDCGRSKVRVFNSLTGIDTLQVEWISKAQAWQRTGRAGRIEDGECYRAYSSNEYKAMEAHSKPEILRCNIAASVLQLLALGIDSRQFDFLDKPPTDTIDSALQELKELGAILSVETPALTPLGWKMAKLPLDPKYSKILLSASEFGCLEEALSIVAMLSSENVFLSSNQKREQLLTAHAKFHAKCGDHITLLNVFNEYRTKDKPKRWCFDNFLLERNLSHAAAVRQQLVDICQKLGLKSTTCHNDPVPVVKCLLSGLYKNVATLQMDNSYIGMFSRARCRIHPSSVLAGRARPAYLLFTELIKTGNSYLRTVSELEYQWIMDEPNCDSLSLSSDNNRGSNTSYATSYHGIR, encoded by the coding sequence ATGAAACGGTTGTACCCAAGGGATCCAGGAGCAGGATCCAGTGCGTCTTCTCCAGAGAATGGCAACGGAGCCACCGGGTTTAAACAACCTCCAAGTGCACGGCTGATCAATTTACACAGACAGAGCCTACCTATTTTCCATGTTCGGAAGCAGATAGTAGACGGAGTAAAGCGACACCAGACGATGGTTCTGCTCAGTGATACCGGTTCTGGCAAGAGCACCCAAATTGCTCAGTACCTCTACGAAGAGAGTGTCAATCAGGGGAAAATGATTGCAGTGACGCAGCCCCGTCGAGTAGCTGCAATCACGGTAGCCAAACGGGTTGCTCAGGAGCAAGGAGGCACTGTCGGAGACGTTGTTGGATACACAGTTCGGTTCGAGGATGTTACATCAGAGAACACTCAGATAAAGTTCATGACAGATGGTATTCTGTTTCGGGAGGCTTTGACGGATCAGTTGCTTAAAAACTATAATATTATTATACTAGACGAGGCCCACGAACGAACGATTGCCACCGATGTTTTGTTTGGGATTGTTAAGAAAGCACAGCAAATACGCCGGACGAAGCTATTGGAGCCACTGAAGGTTGTCGTTATGTCTGCCACAATGAATGTAGATCATTTTACCAAATATTTCAACAATTGTCCAACCCTCTATCTGCGAGGAAGTAATTACACGGTCAAGATCTTTCAATGCCTAGACAACGTTCACTATTTAGAAGCGTGTATTACTACGATATTTCAAATTCACGAGCATCAGAATAGTAGTAACGGAGATATTCTGGTTTTCTTGACGGGTCAAGAAGAAATTGAATCCACAGCTAGTTTAGTGCGGAGGCTAGCTAAAACTATCTACCAACGCGATCATCTGCGGCTCGTCGTGTATCCAATGTATGCAGCAATGTCTCAACACAGTCAAATGGACGCATTTCTTCCGGCGCCTCCATTCACGCGAAAAGTCATTCTAGCTACCAATATCGCCGAAACTTCGATTACCATTCCTGGTATTAAATACGTTATCGATTGTGGCAGATCGAAAGTTCGCGTTTTCAATTCTCTGACGGGTATTGACACCCTACAAGTAGAATGGATATCAAAGGCACAAGCGTGGCAGCGAACGGGTCGGGCCGGTCGCATTGAAGACGGAGAATGTTACCGAGCCTATAGTTCCAACGAGTACAAAGCCATGGAGGCGCACAGTAAACCGGAGATTCTCCGTTGCAATATTGCAGCATCTGTGTTACAACTGCTAGCGCTGGGAATCGACAGTCGCCAGTTTGATTTCTTAGATAAACCACCGACGGATACTATCGACAGTGCCCTGCAAGAGCTCAAAGAATTAGGTGCAATTCTTTCCGTTGAAACACCAGCACTTACACCTTTGGGCTGGAAAATGGCAAAGCTTCCCCTAGATCCGAAATATTCCAAAATATTACTTAGTGCATCAGAGTTTGGTTGCCTCGAAGAAGCCCTCTCTATAGTGGCAATGCTCTCCAGTGAGAATGTGTTCCTTAGCAGTAACCAAAAACGAGAACAGTTACTAACCGCTCACGCCAAATTTCATGCCAAATGCGGAGATCACATAACTTTGCTGAATGTTTTCAACGAATATCGGACGAAAGACAAACCCAAACGTTGGTGCTTCGATAACTTTTTGCTCGAAAGGAATCTCAGTCACGCGGCTGCCGTTCGACAGCAGCTAGTCGACATTTGCCAAAAGCTTGGTCTTAAGTCAACCACCTGCCATAACGATCCGGTTCCTGTGGTGAAATGTCTGCTCAGTGGATTGTACAAAAATGTAGCCACACTGCAAATGGACAACAGCTATATAGGTATGTTTAGTCGGGCTCGGTGCCGGATCCATCCATCCAGCGTGTTGGCCGGGCGGGCTCGGCCTGCATATCTGCTGTTTACGGAACTGATCAAAACGGGTAACAGCTACTTGAGAACGGTTAGCGAACTCGAATATCAGTGGATTATGGATGAGCCAAACTGTGACTCCCTAAGTCTATCAAGCGACAACAACCGAGGAAGCAATACCAGCTACGCAACAAGCTATCATGGAATTCGATAA